One stretch of Heptranchias perlo isolate sHepPer1 chromosome 29, sHepPer1.hap1, whole genome shotgun sequence DNA includes these proteins:
- the LOC137299666 gene encoding proteinase-activated receptor 2-like, whose protein sequence is MDETVPAVGRLPAIPLPSSDGVNLSDQARAQLTSPINTKLIPAIYILVFVIGLPANAMALWIMAAKSKKPSTIFLINLATTDLLLILMLPFKISYHLLGNDWRFGEGLCRTMTAFFYGNMYCSILLLTFISIDRYFALVHPFISRRFRDNTFAVVACIVIWVIVILFVLPFLFVKQCFEIPDLGITSCHDVYLKDNEIVQFHYWLAVVVLGFFIPSFITIFCYISVIKCLMVNETKYRKAVKITILILFMYLVCFTPSNTVLLVHQWVPELHTCYMSFLSLSSFNSCIDPFIYYYISDEFRNKVKMVLCFQKVGTRELNLQPSTMLELTSPMISSPSSSSTLCREYLSHSDNEAPRMDPKSVLN, encoded by the exons ATGG ATGAAACTGTACCAGCGGTTGGAAGACTTCCTGCAATACCCCTGCCAAGTTCTGACGGAGTTAATCTAAGTGATCAGGCCAGAGCTCAACTGACCAGTCCCATCAACACAAAGCTGATTCCTGCTATTTACATCCTAGTGTTTGTCATTGGGCTCCCTGCTAATGCAATGGCCCTTTGGATAATGGCTGCAAAAAGCAAGAAGCCGTCCACCATCTTCCTGATTAACCTGGCGACCACAGACCTCCTTCTGATCCTGATGCTGCCTTTCAAGATCTCCTACCACCTTCTGGGCAATGACTGGCGctttggtgagggtctgtgtCGGACAATGACCGCCTTCTTCTACGGGAACATGTACTGCTCCATCCTGCTCCTCACCTTCATCAGCATCGACAGATACTTCGCTCTGGTCCATCCATTTATCTCTAGACGCTTCAGGGACAATACGTTTGCCGTTGTTGCTTGTATTGTAATTTGGGTGATTGTTATTCTCTTTGTTTTGCCTTTTCTCTTTGTGAAGCAGTGCTTTGAAATCCCGGACCTGGGAATCACCTCGTGCCACGATGTATATCTAAAGGATAATgagattgttcagttccattattGGTTGGCTGTTGTTGTATTAGGGTTTTTCATTCCAAGCTTCATTACTATATTTTGTTACATTTCTGTAATCAAATGTTTAATGGTTAATGAAACAAAGTATAGAAAGGCTGTAAAAATCACTATTTTAATTCTATTTATGTATCTGGTGTGTTTCACTCCCAGTAACACGGTGCTGCTGGTGCACCAATGGGTCCCTGAACTCCACACATGTTACATGTCTTTCCTGTCTCTCAGCAGCTTCAACAGTTGCATTGACCCTTTCATTTACTACTACATTTCTGATGAGTTTAGAAACAAGGTAAAGATGGTTCTCTGTTTCCAGAAAGTTGGAACAAGGGAATTGAATTTACAGCCGTCCACCATGTTGGAATTGACTTCACCCATGATTTCTTCACCCAGTTCCTCATCAACTTTGTGCAGAGAGTATTTGAGCCATTCGGATAATGAAGCTCCAAGGATGGACCCTAAATCTGTACTGAATTAG